One window from the genome of Gimesia aquarii encodes:
- a CDS encoding GNAT family N-acetyltransferase yields MIRTVTPEDTDSLIHLAEEVGLFSPDELEDLRQMLVESLTSAGDQRPLWITDDDNGLVGVAYCEPERMTEGTWNLLLIAVHPSHQKQGRGEKLIHYVEQTLSARAARILLVETSGTPDFEYVREFYRKKGFDEEARIRDFYAEGMDKVIFRKELAVQR; encoded by the coding sequence ATGATCCGAACAGTCACACCTGAAGATACAGATTCACTGATTCATTTGGCTGAAGAGGTAGGCCTTTTCTCACCTGATGAGTTAGAAGATCTGCGACAGATGTTGGTCGAATCGTTGACCAGTGCTGGGGATCAACGGCCGTTATGGATTACCGACGACGACAATGGGCTGGTGGGAGTTGCCTACTGTGAACCAGAGCGAATGACTGAAGGGACATGGAATCTCTTATTAATAGCCGTCCATCCGAGTCACCAGAAGCAAGGTCGTGGCGAAAAATTGATACACTATGTGGAACAAACTTTGTCAGCTCGTGCAGCTCGGATTTTGCTGGTCGAGACGTCGGGGACACCCGATTTTGAATACGTGCGCGAATTCTATCGAAAGAAGGGTTTTGACGAAGAAGCACGCATTCGTGATTTTTACGCTGAAGGTATGGACAAAGTGATCTTCCGCAAGGAATTGGCAGTGCAGAGATAG